In bacterium YEK0313, one genomic interval encodes:
- the proA_3 gene encoding 4-hydroxy-4-methyl-2-oxoglutarate aldolase, giving the protein MARPGHRLNPSAQPVPEAIIEAFRAAQVAVISDNMNRLHGTRSLRPYHRSGKLVGTAVTVKTRPGDNFVLHKAYDLLRPGDVLVVDGGGDLAQALVGEIMMSRARAMGVAGFVIDGAIRDLAAFTHSDFPCFARGVTHRGPYKAGPGEINVPVAVDGMVVMPGDVVVGDEDGVVSFDRADAEELLALVAAQETRESGALSAIAEGRFDNSYIGTAGIGEKAAP; this is encoded by the coding sequence ATGGCGCGCCCCGGTCATCGCCTGAACCCTTCCGCACAGCCAGTTCCGGAGGCGATCATCGAGGCGTTTCGCGCCGCCCAGGTCGCGGTGATCTCCGACAACATGAACCGCCTCCACGGCACGCGGTCGCTGCGGCCCTATCATCGCAGCGGCAAGCTGGTCGGCACGGCCGTCACCGTGAAGACCCGCCCCGGCGACAATTTCGTGCTGCACAAGGCCTATGACCTGCTGCGCCCGGGCGACGTGCTGGTGGTCGATGGCGGCGGCGACCTGGCCCAGGCGCTGGTCGGCGAAATCATGATGAGCCGCGCCCGGGCCATGGGCGTCGCGGGCTTCGTGATCGACGGTGCCATTCGCGATCTCGCCGCCTTCACCCATTCAGATTTTCCGTGCTTCGCCCGTGGCGTCACCCATCGCGGTCCCTACAAGGCCGGCCCCGGGGAGATCAATGTGCCGGTTGCCGTCGACGGCATGGTGGTCATGCCTGGCGATGTCGTGGTCGGCGACGAGGACGGGGTCGTGTCCTTCGATCGCGCCGACGCCGAGGAACTCCTCGCGCTCGTCGCGGCGCAGGAGACGCGCGAGAGCGGCGCGCTCAGCGCCATCGCCGAGGGCCGGTTCGACAATTCCTATATCGGTACCGCCGGCATCGGCGAGAAGGCCGCGCCATGA
- the glnP_3 gene encoding putative glutamine ABC transporter permease protein GlnP: MLQVLQDNWLLFLVGQYPHGPIGGLAMTLFMAVTALLLCFPFAIALALARLSPYRALRLPATAIVHTVRGLPLIMFIFWTYFFSPLIIGRAVGGVETLVIALVVYEAAYLSEIIRAGIEGLPKGQVEAARALGLGYVATTLRVVLPQALHNMLPSMVSQFVSTIKETSLGYVISAHEITFAAAQVNNVLLTKPFEVYGILALTYFTLCFALTSLARFIERRIGTTRGAPAGVAVTA; the protein is encoded by the coding sequence ATGCTGCAGGTCCTCCAGGACAACTGGCTGCTGTTCCTTGTCGGGCAATATCCGCATGGCCCGATCGGCGGCCTCGCCATGACCCTGTTCATGGCGGTGACCGCCCTGCTCCTGTGCTTTCCCTTCGCCATCGCGCTCGCATTGGCGCGGCTCAGCCCCTATCGGGCGCTGCGCCTGCCGGCGACCGCCATCGTGCACACCGTGCGCGGCCTGCCGCTCATCATGTTCATCTTCTGGACCTATTTCTTCTCGCCCCTGATCATTGGCCGGGCGGTGGGCGGCGTCGAAACCCTGGTCATCGCCCTGGTGGTCTACGAGGCCGCCTATCTCTCCGAGATCATCCGGGCCGGCATTGAGGGCCTGCCGAAGGGCCAGGTGGAAGCGGCCCGGGCGCTCGGCCTCGGCTATGTTGCCACCACCTTACGCGTGGTGCTGCCGCAGGCGCTGCACAACATGCTGCCGAGCATGGTCAGCCAGTTCGTTTCGACCATCAAGGAAACCTCGCTCGGCTATGTCATCAGCGCGCACGAAATCACCTTCGCGGCAGCACAGGTGAACAATGTGCTGCTGACCAAGCCGTTCGAGGTCTACGGCATCCTGGCCCTGACCTATTTCACCCTGTGCTTCGCCCTCACCTCCCTCGCCCGCTTCATCGAACGGCGCATCGGCACCACGCGCGGTGCGCCCGCCGGCGTCGCCGTCACCGCCTGA
- a CDS encoding Aspartate aminotransferase yields MNGAASEIALSPRVQRIKPSPSMVARLRAQELKAAGRDIIDLTTGEPDFDTPAHIVDAAGAAMAAGETRYAPVNGTLALRKAIIAKLRRENGVDYPPDQITVGSGAKQVIFNALAATLAPGDDVIMPAPYWVSYPDMVLACDGTPVIVACREDADFKLTADALEAAITPRTRWLILNTPANPTGAFYSADEMKALTDVLTRHRHVALMTDDIYEHIRFDGGAPVSPVAIAPQLAGRTLLVNGVSKTYAMTGFRIGYGAGPKPLIAAINVIQSQTTSGAATMSMAAAAAALDGDQGFVETARQAYRQRRDRAVALLNGIAGMSCRAPDGAFYVYPSVAGLVGRRRADGRVLETDRDVALFLLEEAGVATLDGSAYGLSPYLRLSIATSLATIEAACARIAEACRTLA; encoded by the coding sequence ATGAACGGCGCCGCGTCCGAGATCGCCCTGTCGCCGCGCGTCCAGCGCATCAAGCCCTCGCCCAGCATGGTGGCACGGCTGAGGGCCCAGGAGCTCAAGGCGGCGGGCCGCGACATCATCGACCTGACGACCGGCGAGCCGGACTTCGACACGCCGGCCCACATTGTCGACGCCGCCGGCGCCGCCATGGCGGCCGGCGAGACACGCTACGCGCCGGTCAACGGCACGCTGGCGTTGCGCAAGGCGATCATCGCCAAGCTCAGGCGCGAGAACGGCGTCGACTATCCGCCCGACCAGATCACCGTCGGCAGCGGCGCCAAGCAGGTCATCTTCAACGCCCTCGCCGCAACGCTCGCCCCCGGCGACGACGTCATCATGCCCGCGCCCTATTGGGTATCCTATCCCGACATGGTGCTCGCCTGCGACGGCACGCCGGTCATCGTCGCCTGCCGGGAAGACGCCGATTTCAAGCTCACGGCCGACGCGCTGGAAGCGGCGATCACCCCGAGGACCCGCTGGCTGATCCTGAACACGCCGGCCAACCCGACCGGCGCCTTCTATTCGGCCGACGAAATGAAGGCCCTGACCGACGTCCTGACGCGCCACCGGCACGTCGCGCTGATGACCGACGACATCTACGAACATATCCGTTTCGACGGCGGCGCGCCGGTATCGCCCGTCGCCATCGCGCCGCAGCTCGCCGGCCGCACCCTGCTGGTCAACGGGGTGTCCAAGACCTATGCCATGACCGGTTTCCGCATCGGCTACGGCGCCGGCCCGAAACCGCTCATCGCCGCCATCAATGTCATCCAGTCGCAGACGACCTCGGGCGCCGCGACGATGAGCATGGCTGCCGCCGCCGCCGCCCTGGACGGCGATCAGGGTTTTGTCGAAACCGCCCGCCAGGCCTATCGGCAGCGGCGCGACCGGGCCGTCGCCCTGTTGAACGGCATAGCGGGCATGAGCTGCCGCGCGCCCGACGGCGCCTTCTACGTCTATCCCTCGGTCGCCGGGCTAGTCGGCCGCCGCCGCGCCGACGGCCGCGTGCTCGAAACCGACCGGGACGTTGCCCTGTTCCTTCTCGAAGAGGCCGGCGTCGCCACCCTCGACGGCTCGGCCTACGGGCTCTCGCCCTATCTGCGCCTGTCGATCGCGACGTCGCTCGCAACGATCGAGGCGGCCTGCGCGCGGATCGCCGAGGCCTGCCGAACCCTCGCCTGA
- the gcvA_8 gene encoding Glycine cleavage system transcriptional activator, which translates to MSNRRYDLPPLDFVRGFEAAARHLSFTKAATELFITQSAVSRQIKALEDHLDTVLFERRHRALRLTEDGQTFYRIALEALDRLQSAVDRMRNSRVPDQLSITTTTGLASLWLIPRLGRFTKANPQIDVRIVANDRALNLDRSLVDIAIRYCQRGMAPADAVPLFGEDILPVCSPLVLNDPATPLRRPEDLKHHTLLHLDYPGMKRTWYDWGTWLTSFGMEDLKPAGTLHFSRYEQLIQAAVSGQGVALGLSPLINEPIRSGLLAAPFDTSVVGPRGYFLIRSTSGASKPQVDDFCRWVMAEAGRDAAGPDRA; encoded by the coding sequence ATGTCAAACCGACGCTACGACCTGCCCCCGCTCGACTTCGTGCGCGGCTTCGAGGCCGCCGCCCGGCACCTCAGCTTCACCAAGGCCGCCACCGAGCTGTTCATCACCCAATCGGCGGTGAGCCGGCAGATCAAGGCGCTCGAGGACCATCTCGACACGGTGCTGTTCGAGCGCCGCCATCGTGCCCTCAGGCTCACCGAGGATGGCCAGACCTTCTACCGGATCGCGCTGGAGGCGCTCGACCGGCTGCAGAGCGCGGTCGACCGCATGCGCAACAGCCGCGTGCCGGACCAGCTTTCGATCACGACCACGACCGGCCTTGCCTCCCTCTGGCTGATCCCGCGGCTCGGCCGCTTCACCAAGGCCAATCCGCAGATCGACGTCCGGATCGTCGCCAATGACCGCGCGCTCAATCTCGACCGCAGCCTGGTCGACATCGCGATCCGCTACTGCCAGCGGGGAATGGCGCCGGCCGACGCCGTGCCGCTGTTCGGCGAGGACATCCTGCCGGTCTGCTCGCCGCTGGTGCTGAACGATCCGGCGACCCCGCTGCGGCGGCCGGAGGATCTGAAGCACCACACGCTGCTGCACCTCGACTATCCCGGCATGAAGCGCACCTGGTACGACTGGGGCACCTGGCTGACCAGTTTCGGCATGGAGGATCTGAAGCCGGCGGGGACATTGCACTTCAGCCGTTACGAGCAGCTGATTCAGGCCGCCGTCAGCGGCCAGGGCGTGGCGCTCGGCCTGTCGCCGCTGATCAACGAACCGATCCGCTCCGGCCTGCTGGCCGCCCCCTTCGACACGTCGGTGGTCGGTCCGCGCGGCTATTTCCTGATCCGTTCGACCAGCGGCGCGTCGAAGCCGCAGGTCGACGATTTCTGCCGCTGGGTGATGGCGGAAGCGGGCCGCGATGCGGCCGGGCCCGACCGCGCCTGA
- the glnH_1 gene encoding ABC transporter glutamine-binding protein GlnH precursor: MKLTSILALGLALAAGSTIAAKADQLADIRARGKLICGTLGTAEPFSFQHPQTRQIVGYDVDICRKVAESLGVALELKPIAVEARIPELIQGRVDILAANLGYTPERAQQIDFSFSYFVSQQKIMVTEASGLTTLEQLAGRKVTALKGSSSEQGVRRLIPTAETVTFQDTSAAFLAMIQDKVDAFCASELILVKLRQQAQASAPMRIIDKPLFAEPWGLGMRRGETAFRDHVNGVLTRLETSGELDQVFNHWLGTGTAFNMRRDYRVQEIRS; encoded by the coding sequence GTGAAGCTCACCTCCATTCTCGCCCTCGGCCTGGCGCTGGCCGCCGGCTCGACCATCGCGGCCAAGGCGGATCAGCTCGCCGATATCCGGGCGCGCGGCAAGCTGATCTGCGGCACGCTCGGCACGGCCGAGCCGTTCTCGTTCCAGCACCCGCAGACCCGCCAGATCGTCGGCTACGACGTCGACATCTGCCGCAAGGTCGCGGAGTCGCTCGGCGTCGCCCTGGAACTGAAGCCGATCGCGGTGGAGGCCCGCATCCCCGAGCTCATCCAGGGCCGGGTCGACATTCTCGCCGCCAATCTCGGCTACACGCCCGAGCGTGCCCAGCAGATCGACTTCTCCTTCTCCTATTTCGTCAGCCAGCAGAAGATCATGGTCACCGAGGCGTCCGGCCTGACCACGCTCGAACAGCTTGCCGGCCGCAAGGTGACGGCGCTCAAGGGCTCCTCGTCCGAACAGGGCGTGCGGCGCCTGATCCCGACCGCCGAGACGGTGACCTTCCAGGACACTTCGGCGGCCTTCCTCGCCATGATCCAGGACAAGGTCGATGCCTTCTGCGCGTCGGAGCTGATCCTGGTCAAGCTGCGCCAGCAGGCCCAGGCGAGCGCCCCGATGCGCATCATCGACAAGCCGCTGTTCGCCGAGCCCTGGGGCCTCGGCATGCGCCGCGGCGAAACCGCCTTCCGCGATCACGTCAACGGCGTGCTGACACGGCTCGAAACGTCGGGCGAGCTCGACCAGGTGTTCAACCACTGGCTCGGCACGGGCACCGCCTTCAACATGCGCCGCGACTATCGGGTCCAGGAGATCCGCAGTTGA
- the folE_1 gene encoding GTP cyclohydrolase 1 yields MTKSNALANSARFGNEAVEGFLDRAQRAAMMASAAEKIGELFDILKIDHRNDHNTRDTPARVAKMFVEEILHGRYVAPPKITDFENAARYDQLIVTGPIELRSTCAHHMMPIYGNAYIGVLPSVDGKIIGLSKYDRIVNYFSTRLQIQEELVKQIEQFIVDTTNPRGLAVRISAVHMCKTHRGVRASHASRMVNSTFYGEMARSPTLKTEFLQECAALEPR; encoded by the coding sequence CTTTGGCGAATAGCGCCCGCTTCGGCAACGAGGCGGTGGAGGGCTTCCTGGACCGGGCCCAGCGCGCTGCGATGATGGCTTCGGCGGCTGAAAAGATCGGCGAGCTGTTCGATATTCTGAAGATCGACCACCGCAACGACCACAATACCCGCGACACCCCGGCGCGCGTCGCCAAGATGTTCGTCGAAGAGATCCTGCACGGGCGATATGTTGCGCCGCCTAAGATTACCGACTTCGAGAACGCGGCGCGCTATGATCAACTCATCGTCACCGGGCCGATCGAGCTGCGCTCGACCTGCGCGCACCACATGATGCCGATCTACGGCAACGCCTATATCGGCGTTCTGCCCTCGGTCGACGGCAAGATCATCGGCCTCTCCAAATACGACCGGATCGTCAACTATTTCAGCACGCGGCTGCAGATCCAGGAAGAACTGGTCAAACAGATCGAACAATTCATCGTCGACACCACCAACCCGCGCGGCCTGGCCGTGCGGATCAGCGCCGTGCACATGTGCAAGACCCATCGCGGCGTACGCGCGAGCCATGCGAGCCGGATGGTCAACTCGACCTTCTATGGGGAGATGGCGCGCTCGCCGACGCTGAAGACGGAGTTCCTGCAGGAATGCGCGGCGCTCGAGCCGCGCTGA
- the cmpR_3 gene encoding HTH-type transcriptional activator CmpR: protein MPATLKQLEAFYWTATLGGFVEAAQRLNLAQSTISKRILELEDVVGGPLFDRASRELRLTRAGEASLGLAAETLALEVRFREAAGGAAVFSGPFRFGVTELVALTWLPKFVLAMKTDYPGLIPVPEVAASIDLFDRLAANEIDLVIGLDPPPSAGFAAVPLQSVKLEWVCAPGFGPASDRIPLQDMARYPILTQGQGSGLQRLVLDWAAANGLNANQVVQCNSLNVLAGLAAAGLGVTFLTASYFAPEITSGRLRIIATDPPIPPIHYFAVYRANDFSPLGARMAVIAQVCCDFTLRNLGAR from the coding sequence ATGCCCGCCACTCTCAAGCAGCTCGAAGCTTTCTACTGGACCGCGACGCTCGGCGGCTTCGTCGAGGCGGCCCAGCGGCTGAACCTTGCCCAGTCGACGATCTCCAAACGCATCCTCGAACTGGAGGACGTCGTGGGCGGCCCCTTGTTCGACCGCGCCAGCCGGGAGCTGCGGCTGACGCGGGCGGGGGAGGCGAGCCTCGGCCTTGCCGCCGAGACGCTGGCCCTCGAGGTTCGCTTTCGCGAGGCGGCCGGTGGCGCCGCCGTCTTTTCCGGGCCGTTCCGCTTCGGCGTCACCGAGCTTGTCGCGCTCACCTGGCTGCCGAAATTCGTGCTCGCCATGAAAACCGACTATCCCGGCCTGATTCCGGTGCCGGAGGTTGCCGCCAGCATCGACCTGTTCGACCGGCTCGCCGCCAACGAGATCGACTTGGTGATCGGGCTCGACCCGCCGCCATCGGCGGGCTTTGCGGCCGTGCCGCTGCAGAGCGTCAAGCTCGAATGGGTCTGTGCCCCGGGTTTCGGTCCGGCGAGCGACCGCATCCCGCTGCAGGACATGGCGCGCTATCCGATCCTGACCCAGGGCCAGGGCTCGGGATTGCAGCGCCTGGTGCTCGACTGGGCCGCGGCGAACGGGCTCAACGCCAATCAGGTCGTCCAATGCAACAGTCTCAACGTGCTGGCTGGCCTTGCCGCCGCCGGGCTTGGCGTCACCTTCCTGACGGCGAGCTATTTTGCGCCGGAGATCACAAGCGGCCGGCTCAGGATCATCGCGACCGACCCGCCGATCCCGCCGATCCACTATTTCGCGGTCTACCGGGCCAATGATTTCTCGCCGCTGGGCGCGCGCATGGCGGTGATCGCCCAGGTCTGCTGCGACTTCACCTTGCGCAATCTCGGCGCACGCTGA
- a CDS encoding 6-pyruvoyl tetrahydropterin synthase produces the protein MADPTVSIVPEAQAGGPGPQAVYRSTKSYDHNEGLSCCFRQWRAGHSHCRLVHGYALAVAFVFACHELDERNWCYDFGGMKPVKAWLHDMFDHTMIVAADDPELGTFQALADKGLVDLRVMPAVGCEATARFIFDHVAPRIHAETRGRVWLESVEVREHAGNSAIYEPIRG, from the coding sequence ATGGCCGATCCGACCGTTTCGATCGTTCCCGAGGCCCAGGCCGGCGGGCCTGGGCCGCAGGCCGTCTACCGCTCGACCAAGAGCTACGATCACAATGAGGGCCTGTCGTGCTGTTTCCGGCAGTGGCGCGCCGGCCATTCGCACTGCCGGCTGGTCCACGGCTACGCGCTGGCAGTCGCCTTCGTCTTTGCCTGCCACGAACTCGACGAACGCAACTGGTGCTACGACTTCGGCGGCATGAAGCCGGTCAAAGCCTGGCTTCACGACATGTTCGACCACACGATGATCGTGGCGGCCGATGATCCGGAACTTGGAACCTTTCAGGCCCTCGCCGACAAGGGGCTGGTCGATCTGAGGGTGATGCCGGCGGTCGGCTGCGAGGCCACCGCCAGGTTCATCTTCGACCACGTCGCACCGCGCATCCACGCCGAGACGCGGGGACGCGTCTGGCTGGAATCGGTCGAGGTGCGGGAGCACGCCGGCAATTCAGCGATCTACGAGCCGATACGCGGCTGA
- a CDS encoding hypothetical protein (SCO1 protein homolog precursor): MTSLRLIRYGLWALVAIIAAVGAWAYWQGPLPGPRSATTVLDRDAIGGPFELTDEDGRRLSSSSLAGKPYAIFFGFTHCPDVCPTTMMEMANVMRELGDAARDFRVYFVSVDPSRDTPDLLKVYTDSFDPRIIGLTGTDAEIAAAAKAFRAVYMKVPTEGDAYTMEHTAIVYLMNGQGRLAGTIAYGEPQDAALDKVKRLLAGG; encoded by the coding sequence ATGACTTCCCTTCGTCTGATCCGTTACGGCCTCTGGGCCCTGGTTGCGATCATCGCGGCCGTCGGCGCCTGGGCCTATTGGCAGGGGCCGCTGCCCGGCCCCCGTTCGGCCACCACCGTGCTCGATCGCGATGCGATCGGTGGCCCCTTCGAACTGACCGATGAGGATGGCCGCCGGCTGTCCTCGTCGAGCCTTGCCGGCAAGCCCTACGCCATCTTTTTCGGTTTCACCCATTGTCCGGACGTCTGCCCAACGACGATGATGGAAATGGCCAATGTGATGCGCGAGCTCGGCGATGCGGCGCGTGACTTCCGCGTCTATTTCGTCTCGGTCGACCCGAGCCGCGACACGCCGGATCTGCTCAAGGTCTATACCGATTCCTTCGACCCCCGGATCATCGGCCTGACCGGCACGGATGCCGAGATCGCCGCGGCCGCCAAGGCGTTCCGCGCGGTCTATATGAAGGTGCCGACCGAAGGCGATGCCTACACGATGGAACATACCGCCATCGTCTATCTGATGAACGGACAGGGGCGCCTTGCCGGCACGATCGCCTATGGCGAGCCGCAGGATGCTGCGCTCGACAAGGTGAAGCGGCTGCTGGCGGGCGGCTGA
- the clcD gene encoding Carboxymethylenebutenolidase: MTHRGTIIRRPMADGAEIDIYHVEPAGRRRGGLVLIQEIFGLTDHIRDQCDRFAGHGYEVLAPALYDREAPGLNAPYTPEGIALGMKVAREQHPFELSVTDTQSCIDMLEGAGPVFITGYCYGGSVTYAAAARCRGLAAASGYYGGMIPRMADERPRCPTILHFGRKDAGIPLDAVEAFAKARPEVEVHLYDAGHGFSSDRRTDYDEPSARLALERTLALFQAHGG, translated from the coding sequence ATGACACATCGCGGAACCATCATCAGGCGGCCGATGGCCGACGGCGCGGAGATCGACATCTATCACGTCGAGCCCGCCGGTCGGCGGCGCGGCGGCCTCGTCCTGATCCAGGAAATCTTCGGCCTCACCGACCATATCCGCGACCAGTGCGACCGTTTCGCCGGTCATGGCTACGAGGTGCTGGCGCCGGCGCTCTACGACCGCGAGGCGCCAGGCCTCAACGCTCCCTATACGCCCGAAGGGATCGCCCTGGGCATGAAGGTGGCTCGCGAGCAGCATCCTTTCGAGCTCTCGGTCACCGACACCCAGAGCTGCATCGACATGCTGGAGGGCGCCGGACCGGTCTTCATCACCGGCTATTGCTACGGCGGCTCGGTGACCTATGCCGCCGCCGCGCGCTGCCGGGGCCTTGCGGCCGCTTCCGGCTATTACGGCGGCATGATCCCGCGCATGGCGGACGAACGGCCGCGCTGCCCGACGATCCTCCATTTCGGACGCAAGGACGCCGGCATTCCGCTCGACGCGGTCGAAGCCTTCGCCAAGGCACGGCCGGAGGTCGAGGTCCATCTCTACGATGCCGGCCACGGTTTCAGTTCCGACCGGCGCACCGACTATGACGAACCGAGCGCGCGCCTTGCCCTGGAGCGCACGCTGGCGCTGTTCCAGGCACATGGCGGCTGA
- the glnQ_3 gene encoding Glutamine transport ATP-binding protein GlnQ, translated as MIRFETVDKWFGPLQALQAVSGEVAPGEVKVLVGPSGSGKSTLIRTVTRLEAIQGGRVLVEGQDIAARGFDINRLRQHVGFVFQAFNLFPHLSAAGNIMLGLTKLKGLGKAEARDRALAELARVGLADKADDMPGKLSGGQRQRVAIARALAMDPKVMLFDEPTSALDPEMVGEVLGAMKQLAAGGMTMICVTHEMGFAREVADEIWFMEQGRVIERGSPGEIAGGDRHPRLRSFLGQRLRTPQ; from the coding sequence ATGATTCGCTTCGAGACTGTCGACAAATGGTTCGGCCCGCTGCAGGCCCTGCAGGCGGTCTCGGGCGAGGTCGCGCCCGGCGAGGTCAAGGTGCTGGTCGGCCCGAGCGGCTCGGGCAAGTCGACGCTGATCCGCACCGTGACGCGGCTCGAGGCGATCCAGGGCGGCCGCGTCCTGGTCGAGGGCCAGGACATCGCAGCCCGCGGCTTCGACATCAACCGGCTGCGCCAGCATGTCGGCTTCGTGTTCCAGGCCTTCAACCTGTTCCCCCATCTCTCCGCCGCCGGCAACATCATGCTCGGCCTGACCAAGCTGAAGGGCCTTGGCAAGGCGGAGGCGCGCGACCGCGCGCTGGCCGAGCTCGCCCGCGTCGGCCTCGCCGACAAGGCCGATGACATGCCCGGCAAGCTCTCTGGCGGGCAGCGCCAGCGCGTCGCCATCGCCCGGGCGCTCGCCATGGATCCCAAGGTCATGCTGTTCGACGAGCCAACCTCGGCGCTCGATCCGGAAATGGTCGGCGAGGTTCTGGGCGCGATGAAGCAGTTGGCGGCCGGCGGCATGACCATGATCTGCGTCACCCATGAAATGGGCTTCGCGCGCGAGGTCGCCGACGAGATCTGGTTCATGGAGCAGGGCCGTGTCATCGAACGCGGCAGCCCCGGCGAGATTGCCGGGGGCGACCGCCACCCGCGGCTGCGCAGCTTCCTCGGCCAGCGCCTGCGAACCCCTCAATAG
- the glnM_3 gene encoding putative glutamine ABC transporter permease protein GlnM, protein MDYVFDLGAVLSGQYLNWFLIGIATTLALTLAAWCLAMAVGVLLTLIRMIPFRPFEWLVMLYVEYHRNVPLLVQIFLWYFGVPSLLPRAARLWLNAHHGEFLLAAIGLGLAAAAYVSEDLRSGIRSIPPTQYEAARSIGFGYLGAMGYVVLPQALRIVIPPLINQTLLLFKNTSLAMAIGVGELTYRTREVESYTFKTFEAFAVATVIYLAISFCIMALGDLADRRLKLEAR, encoded by the coding sequence ATGGATTACGTCTTCGATCTCGGCGCGGTCCTCAGCGGCCAGTATCTCAACTGGTTCCTGATCGGCATCGCAACGACGCTCGCGCTGACGCTGGCGGCCTGGTGCCTTGCCATGGCCGTCGGCGTCCTGCTCACGCTCATTCGCATGATCCCGTTCCGGCCCTTCGAATGGCTGGTCATGCTGTATGTCGAATATCACCGCAACGTGCCGCTGCTGGTGCAGATCTTCCTCTGGTATTTCGGCGTGCCCTCGCTGCTGCCGCGCGCGGCAAGGCTCTGGCTCAACGCCCATCACGGCGAATTCCTGCTGGCGGCCATCGGACTGGGGCTCGCGGCGGCGGCCTATGTCTCGGAGGACCTGCGCAGCGGCATCCGCTCGATCCCGCCGACCCAATACGAGGCGGCGCGCTCGATCGGCTTCGGCTATCTCGGCGCCATGGGCTATGTCGTGCTGCCGCAGGCGCTGCGCATCGTCATTCCGCCCCTGATCAACCAGACCTTGCTGCTGTTCAAGAACACGAGCCTTGCCATGGCCATCGGTGTCGGCGAATTGACCTATCGAACGCGCGAGGTCGAAAGCTATACCTTCAAGACCTTCGAGGCCTTCGCGGTCGCGACCGTGATCTATCTCGCCATTTCCTTCTGCATCATGGCGCTCGGCGATCTCGCGGACCGGCGCCTGAAGCTGGAGGCGCGCTGA